One genomic region from Microcystis panniformis FACHB-1757 encodes:
- a CDS encoding SAM hydrolase/SAM-dependent halogenase family protein: MTEQALITLTSDFGLQDGYVGIIKGVIAGIAPHARTIDLNHQISPQDLYAGRFVLLNAYQYFPQGTIHLAVIDPGVGSKRRGVGIRFAGGYLVGPDNGLFSGILSQSPAISAVNLNNSSYWRTPNPSTTFHGRDIFAAVAAYLARGVPLEMLGEMIDPDSLQQLAIAVPQIEEDKIRGQIQYIDIFGNLISNIPDYLLEGKNWSVQLGQKIIPTKNTYSDVPWGEIVAFIGSHGGLEIAVNSGSAQKQLHLNIGDAIEVRIDRSQ, from the coding sequence ATGACGGAACAGGCACTAATAACCCTTACTAGCGATTTTGGACTACAGGACGGTTATGTGGGCATTATCAAGGGAGTAATCGCGGGAATTGCCCCCCATGCTCGCACGATCGATCTGAATCATCAAATTTCGCCCCAAGACCTTTACGCTGGTCGTTTTGTCCTCCTGAATGCCTATCAATATTTTCCCCAAGGCACTATTCATCTGGCAGTTATAGATCCAGGGGTGGGAAGCAAAAGACGCGGGGTAGGGATTCGTTTTGCCGGTGGTTATTTAGTCGGGCCAGATAATGGTTTATTTAGTGGTATTTTAAGCCAATCTCCCGCTATATCTGCCGTTAATCTCAATAATTCTTCCTATTGGCGCACCCCTAACCCTAGCACGACTTTTCACGGTCGGGATATTTTTGCTGCTGTGGCCGCTTATTTGGCCCGGGGAGTACCCCTAGAAATGTTAGGTGAGATGATTGATCCCGATAGCTTGCAACAATTAGCGATCGCTGTTCCGCAAATCGAGGAAGATAAAATCAGGGGTCAAATTCAATATATTGACATTTTCGGCAATTTAATCAGCAATATTCCCGATTATCTCCTAGAAGGAAAAAATTGGTCAGTGCAGTTAGGACAAAAAATTATCCCCACAAAAAACACCTACAGTGATGTTCCTTGGGGGGAAATAGTCGCTTTTATCGGTAGTCACGGGGGGTTAGAAATTGCCGTCAATAGTGGGAGCGCCCAAAAGCAATTACACCTAAATATTGGCGATGCGATCGAGGTTAGAATAGATAGGAGTCAGTGA
- the pirA gene encoding arginine synthesis PII-interacting regulator PirA: MNKNRQQVLTQAAVAHRETLRRNLQHRLEVARAQGNEALVRQLEAEAAYLHLR, encoded by the coding sequence ATGAACAAAAATCGTCAGCAAGTCCTAACACAAGCCGCCGTCGCTCATAGGGAAACACTCCGCAGAAATTTACAACACCGACTGGAAGTGGCTAGAGCGCAGGGAAATGAAGCTTTAGTGCGTCAATTGGAAGCAGAGGCGGCCTATTTGCACCTTCGTTAG